In Rutidosis leptorrhynchoides isolate AG116_Rl617_1_P2 chromosome 2, CSIRO_AGI_Rlap_v1, whole genome shotgun sequence, one genomic interval encodes:
- the LOC139891190 gene encoding uncharacterized protein encodes MEGIGSRTGRPSSRYGSTPVFTGPVRRWQKQWVHVSSSSSSVTYNHHNSNSNNNNDVSAVRIRRWTPIPADKPAGDSDSVPEERPRRKLRYAPIVVLEAKKKEAEKDDVNDVKESSKISQPTDRRTSENDDNVIKTKAQVLEKSAPMTKDLNDNPMDMDTASEDHDEDRDLGGAEKVADWVKAAQRGFAR; translated from the exons ATGGAAGGAATAGGCTCGCGAACCGGCCGACCATCTTCCCGGTACGGCTCAACTCCGGTTTTCACTGGACCGGTTAGAAGGTGGCAGAAGCAGTGGGTCcatgtttcatcatcttcttcctctgtAACTTATAACCACCACAACTCTAATTCTAACAACAATAACGATGTTTCTGCTGTACGGATTCGACGGTGGACTCCAATTCCCGCCGATAAGCCTGCCGGAGACTCGGATTCTGTGCCGGAAGAGAGACCTAGACGGAAGCTACGCTATGCTCCG ATTGTTGTGCTAGAAGCGAAGAAAAAAGAAGCTGAAAAGGATGATGTTAATGATGTTAAAGAATCAAGCAAAATAAGCCAACCTACTGATAGAAGAACTTCAGAAAATGACGATAATGTCATCAAAACAAAAGCTCAG GTATTAGAAAAGAGTGCACCAATGACCAAAGACTTAAACGACAACCCCATGGATATGGATACAGCTTCGGAAGACCATGATGAAGATCGTGATCTAGGTGGTGCCGAAAAAGTGGCCGATTGGGTGAAAGCTGCACAGAGAGGTTTCGCACGCTGA